CTATTGACCATTGACTTGTTGTATTAGCAGTACTGCGATACATCCTCGCCGCATTCATCGGCTAGATAGCACAGCGCTCGAAAGCGTAAACCAACTACTTCATCATATAAAGGGTTGAGTTTGCACATGGGCGGAATGTGAAACAGGGTTTTGCCAAATATTTTCACATCACGCTCAAAGGGACATTGAGCAGGAATCAGTTTACATAAACGGTGAGCTAGTTGGCGATCGCGCACTTGAATGCTATCTACCCGCCGCCGCAGGGGTTGGAGAATGTCACAGGAAGTTCCGGAAACTGAACCTTGCAGGTGGGCTACATCGGTGTTGCTAGTTTCTGCTTGATGTATCAAAACCCAGCTTGCAAGAAAAATCTTTTTTGTGGTATTATCGAATACCTTCATAATTAAGCCTCTGTATTATTGAGGTTATTCACCTTACCGATGAATATGTACAACGTGGCAACGACCTTTACCGGAAGAATCGTGTACTGACTGAGATATAATATGAAGTCTATACAGCCACTTATGTCAGAACCTAATTTATTACTACGTCAAGTTAATCGCAATTTCCCGCAGATCGGTAGCGTAATAATACGATCTTGTTCATAACTTGACACAGTTTAAATTTTAATAAAGACATCTATCATTGGACGGATTTAGCGTTATAATTTACAACTCGTAACAAACCTACTTTTTGTGATATTTTCGGTAGGTATAAGTATTCAGGGACTGGGGACTGGGTACTGGGGACACTTCGACAAGCTCAGTGCATCGCTGGGGACTGGGTACTAGGGGCTGGGAAAACATTCTAACGTTTCGGCTTCGCTCAACGTTAGCCTGAGCGCAGTCGAAGGCTAAAATTTGGGAGAGATCAGGGCAAATTCCATAATTTTTATGAGTTTTAACCTAATCCCCAATCCCCAATCCCTAATCCCCAGTCCCTTTTACGTGATTGTCTTCCAATTTGCAACTTATAGTGTTTTAGGGCTAACTTACCTGGGGTTAGCGTTGGGCTATATTCCTGGGTTACGCATGAACAGGGCGACTATTGCCTTAGTTGGCTCTGCCTTTTTAATTGCTCTGGGTGTTCTGAATTTACAACAAGCATGGCAGGCGATTGATGCTAACACCATCGTGTTTCTGTTGAGCATGATGGTAGTTAATGCCAACCTATCCTATGCAGGGTTTTTCA
Above is a window of Nostoc sp. UHCC 0702 DNA encoding:
- a CDS encoding Mo-dependent nitrogenase C-terminal domain-containing protein, which encodes MKVFDNTTKKIFLASWVLIHQAETSNTDVAHLQGSVSGTSCDILQPLRRRVDSIQVRDRQLAHRLCKLIPAQCPFERDVKIFGKTLFHIPPMCKLNPLYDEVVGLRFRALCYLADECGEDVSQYC